In Panthera tigris isolate Pti1 chromosome C1, P.tigris_Pti1_mat1.1, whole genome shotgun sequence, the following proteins share a genomic window:
- the LOC102969940 gene encoding 40S ribosomal protein S27-like, with the protein MRLCGCDNLPRNNMPLTKNLLNPSLQEEKRKHKKKRLVQSSNSYFMNKKHPQCYKITTICSHAQTVLCVGRSTVLCQPTGGKARLREACSFRLKQH; encoded by the coding sequence ATGCGCCTGTGCGGATGTGACAATCTCCCCCGCAACAACATGCCCCTCACAAAGAATCTCCTCAATCCCTCCCtgcaagaggaaaagaggaagcacAAGAAGAAGCGCCTGGTGCAAAGCTCCAATTCCTACTTCATGAACAAGAAGCACCCACAATGCTATAAAATCACCACCATCTGTAGCCACGCACAAACAGTTTTGTGTGTTGGCCGCTCCACTGTCCTTTGCCAGCCTACAGGAGGAAAAGCAAGGCTTAGAGAAGCATGCTCCTTCAGACTGAAGCAGCACTAA